The genomic segment GGACCGCAGCATTCGGTCAATGATTTCCTGGTCTTCCTCCACGGTACGGCCTCTTTTGGCAGTACCTTTGATCGGTTGTGAAATCAGCCGACCTTGTCGCTTGGCGAGAAAACGTTCAGGTGATGCACATAGGATATAATGTGATCCTACTCGAAAGAAACTGCTGAATGGGGTCGGGGATATCGCATTCAGGTGAAGGTAGACCTCTACAGGCGAGATCTTCGCGTCAGTCGCGTAAAATTCCTGACAGAGATTCACTTCGTATATGTCTCCGCGCTGAATGTGTGCTTGCACTCGGTCGAATGCCCGAAAATACTGGTCTTTGCTCCAGCGGGACCTGACTTTCACCTTAAGCGGTGTAGAAACAGGAGGGATGGTGGTCGCAGAGATCGCCTCATAGACCTGTTTGGGATCATCTGCCTGGATATGGACCAGATTACCTGTCCAGCGCACAACCACGGCTGGCACAAAAAAGTAGGCTTCTGGAAACCTCAGATGATCGGGTGTCGTGGTGCGCAGCTCCTCAATCTCATTTTTCAGATCATAGGACAAGTAGCCCGGAATAAATGATTGTTGATGCCGGGACAAAAACTGCTGCAACTCGTCCAATACATGGTCTTGTCCACGAAAAGCGTGCAGGGCCTTTACAGCCAGGACACATTCATATCTTCCCCACTGATCAGGTGACCCATTGCTATTAAAGAAAGAAATTTCATCAAATTGCCCCGACCAGTGCAGGGCTTTTTGATGAAATTTATCTTTAGAATCGAGAAGATCAAAACTTTCGATCCGCATAGTTTACTTGGATAAAGCTAAGGTTTGTTTACGATCCGGACCTACCGACAGGATCGTAATCGGAACTTCAAGTGCTTTCTCTAAATAAGAAATATAATTTTGCAATGCCTCAGGGATTTCATCTGCCGAGGTAATACCTGTAAGATCCTGCTTCCAGCCGTCGATTTCCTCCAAAATTGGCTCAGCCTGGTGCGTGATGATCTCGTAGGGCATATAGTCAATGACCTCACCGTTGTACTTGTAATGCGTACATGCATAGATTTTGTCAAAAGTATCCAGCACGTCGGCTTTCATCATGATCAGGTCGGTCACACCGTTGAGCATAATGGCATACTTTAAGGCAGGGATATCAATCCATCCTGTACGGCGTGCGCGGCCTGTAGTCGCACCAAACTCATGGCCCAACTGACGCAACCTCTCACCGGTCTCATCATGTAGCTCGGTAGGGAAAGGGCCGCCACCTACGCGCGTAGCGTAGGCTTTGAAGATACCATACACTTTACCGATCTTATTCGGTGCCACACCAAGTCCTGTACAGGCTCCGGCAGTCGTGGTATTCGAAGAAGTAACGAACGGATAAGACCCAAAGTCCACATCCAGTAGTGTACCCTGAGCACCTTCGGCCAATACACGCTTACCTTCTTTAAGGTACTTGTTGACCAAGTGCTCTGAATCGACGTGAGGAATAGTTTTAATAAATTCGATCGCATCTAAGAATGCTTTTTCCTTTTCACTGAAATCAGGAATCTCACCGTAGTGCGAAAGAATATTCAAGTGCTTTTCTTTCAGCTTCTGATAGCGCTCCTGAAAATCGGGGAGGGTGGTGTCACCTACACGTAAACCGTTACGTCCGGTTTTGTCCATGTATGTAGGACCGATTCCTTTGAGGGTAGATCCTATTTTGCCTGCACCCATCTTCGATTCTGAAGCGGCGTCCAATAATTGGTGTGTAGGCAAGATCAGGTGCGCTTTGCGGGCCAGCACCAGATTGCCTTTACCCACCGGATCAAAACCAGCTGTCTTAAGGTTATCTAACTCTCTTTTTAAGATAATAGGGTCGATAACGACGCCATTACCAATAAGATTTAGTGTACCTTCATTGAAGATACCAGATGGAATTGTGTTGAGTACGAATTTTTTGTTATCGAATTCCAACGTGTGTCCGGCGTTAGGGCCGCCTTGGAAACGAGCGATCAAATCGTATTTCGGACAGAAGACGTCTACGATTTTACCTTTACCCTCGTCACCCCATTGTAAGCCCAAAAGCACATCAACTTGCATAGCTTTTAAAGTATAGTAATTAAAATGTTATTAATAAAAATAGACTCATTTAAAAAATAAAAATGTTCAGGAATTTTCCCCCTGAACATTCCCGAACAAATGTACTATTATATTTAACAAAAATATAAGATTAATTTGAAATAGCTTCGTGAGCCACAGTTTCTTCTTTTTTATTCTTTTCCTGGCAATCCTGACATACACCATACAGGTTTAGCGAGTGGTGCTTAATGTCAAATTTCAGCAAGTCACCCATCAGACTCTGGATCTGGTTGATACGCGGATCACAGAATTCGACCACCTTGTTGCACTCAATACAGATGACATGGTCATGCTGTTTGAAGCCATAAGATTTTTCAAATTGAGCCATATTACGTCCAAACTGATGTTTGGTCACCAGATCACAGGACACCAATAACTCGAGGGTATTATATACTGTAGCACGGCTGACACGGTACTTTTTGTTCTTCATATGGATATACAAAGATTCAACGTCAAAGTGGTCAGTACGCGAATAGATCTCCTCCAGGATCGCATAACGCTCAGGGGTTTTCCTTAGATTTTTATTTTCTAAGTAGGCTTCAAAGATCTTTTTTACAGTTGCAAAATTTTCAGCTTGATTCATAGTAAAAATATTCTTTTACAAATTTACCAATTTAGATTGACATTTGATAACGTTTCTAAATTGTGATATTCATTTGATTAACTTTCGGATTCGTAACGGTTTACTCCCGTAATACCCCTGACTTGCTTCAGGTTCTTCATGAGGCTTTCCAGCTGTTGGGTATCATTGACGTAGACCATAATATTACCGTCAAAAATACCTTCATTGCTCGAAATAGACAGGGAGCGGATATTGACCGCAAATTCCTGGGAAATGACTGTCGTGATCTTATTGACCAAGCCGACATCGTCAATCCCCACAATATGCAGGCCCGTTAAGAATGCGGAGTCCTTGGTCGAGGCCCACCGTGCTTTGAGGATCCGGTAACCATAGTTTGCCATTAGTTTGGAAGCGTTGGGGCAACTGGTACGGTGTATTTTTATACCGTCATTGACCGTCAGAAAACCGAATATGTCATCGCCGGGTATGGGATTACAACAGGGGGCGAGGGTATAATCCACCTTTTGCATATCGTCACCGATCAATATGGTATCAAACTCCTTTTTATTGATTTTCTCCACCAGACCACCGATATGGGCATTAAACTGGTTGCCGTTGGCAGGGCCGGCATTGATCTCCACAGCTTTTTCATGGGCCACATACTCGCGTAATTGTTTGATATCAACCACACCTTTTGCAACGTTGTAAAAAAGATCCTGTGAACTTGGATATTTTAGATAGTTTGCAATCTTATTAATATTGTCCGTATTGTAAGTCACTTTGAGCGACTTTAGCTTACGCTCAAGAATTTCCTTGCCATCTTCAGCAACACGTCTCTTCTCTTCTTTGAGGGACGAACGTATCTTGGATTTTGCTTTTGCTGTTACCACAAAGTTGAGCCAGTCCTCTTTTGGCGACTGCTTGCTGGAGGTGATGATCTCAACCTGATCACCATTCTGCAAAACATGGCTGAGCGGCACCAGCTTGTGGTTCACTTTAGCTCCAATACAACTTGCACCGATATCTGAATGGATTTCGAACGCAAAATCCAGTGCTGTTGCATTATTGGGCAGCTGGATCAAGGTACCTTTGGGAGTGAAAATGAAGATCTCATCTGAAAATAGATTCATTTTAAAGTCATCCACAAAGTCCATTGCATTCTGGTCAGGACTGCTTAATACATCACGTACTTTTTTGATCCACTGGTCCAAACCTGAATCTGAGTTCGATTCTTTATACTTCCAGTGTGCCGCAAATCCTTTCTCCGCAATCTCATTCATCCGTTTGGTACGAATCTGCACCTCAACCCATTGGCCTTTGGGGCCCATAACGGTGGTATGCAATGACTCATAGCCATTTCCTTTGGGTGAGGAGATCCAGTCGCGCAGACGGTCAGGATTGGGCCGATAAAGGTCAGTGACGATGGAATAGACTTTCCAGCATTCGGTCTTTTCTTTTTCGTCCACCGCATCGATGACAATACGAATCGCAAATAGGTCATACACTTCTTCAAATGGAATGGACTTTTTGCGCATTTTGTTCCAGATAGAATGTATGGATTTGGGGCGTCCGAAGACTTCTGCTTTAATACCCTGCTCCTGAAGAATCTCCTGTATAGGACCGATAAAATCGCCGATGAATTTCTCACGCTCGGCCTTTTTCTCATTCAGCTTGCGTGCAATAAATTTATAGGTATCAGGGTCGGTATATTTCATCGATAGATCCTCAAGCTCCGACTTAATGGCGTAAAGCCCTAGACGATGGGCCAGAGGCGCATAGAGATAACTGGTCTCTGAAGCGATCTTCAGTTGCTTGTCTCTAGCCATAAACTCCATGGTCCGCATATTGTGCAGCCTGTCCGCGAGCTTAATGAGGATCACGCGCACATCATCCGCCAGTGTCAGCAGCATTTTACGGAAATTTTCCGCTTGCATGGAGCTATTAGGATCGAATATCCCCGAAATTTTGGTTAGACCGTCGATAATGCGGCGGACTTTCTTCCCAAACATCTCCTCGATCTCATCGAGTGTCACGTTGGTATCTTCAACAACATCATGCAGCAAAGCACAGACGATGGATGTCGTACCCAGGCCAATTTCCTCGGCTGCAATCTGCGCTACCGCAATCGGATGATAAATATAAGGTTCTCCTGACTTGCGCCGCATTTCTTTATGACTATCCAGAGCAAGGTCAAAAGCTTTACGGATCTCCTGCTTATCTCCGCGCTGCAACGTAGGCTTACAGGCACGCAATAAAGCGCGATAACGTTTTCTTATCTCTTTGTTTTCTGCTTCTATATCAATCACATAATCTTTCATAAACGTTGCAGGTAAATGATGTTTTTTTGAGTAAATTTGCTTAATTTAGTTAATGTATTTTGAATACTGTGTTCAAGCTAACTTATTTTGTAATAAATTTACCAAAATTTAATAGCATTGACAAATTAAAAAGTGTTATATAGTCATTCGGATGAAGACAATTGTTTTTGGCTTGCTTTTTCTCCTGGGGTCTTTGTCGGCTGTGGCGCAGTCCCAACCCTTGGTCATGCCGCTTTATGGCGAGGGGGCGCAGGAGACCGTAAGTGATTATATGACAACGACCTTGCCATCCGGCGAAGTACTGCCCTGGTTTCCGATCCCCGAAGTGGTGATCGTCCGAAAACGGGTGTGGTCCAGCGAGGAGGCACGGCGAGCGTATTTACGCTTCCGTAGAAATGTGCTCAAGGTGCTTCCTTATGCGATATATGCACAGAAAAGATACGATCAACTCGACCGGGAACTGGCAATGACCTCTGATAAAAAACAACAAAAGGCGCTGGTGGATAAATGTGAGACCGACGTCAAACAGATGTTTGACCGCGAGATCAAGAACATGACGATTTCTCAGGGCAAAATTCTGATCAAGCTGATCGATCGCTATACCGGACATACCGGCTATGAAATGGTCAAGGAGATGAAAGGCGGTATCTCGGCATTCTTTTATCAGGGGGTGGCCAAAATTTTTGGACATAATCTGAAGTCGACTTATGATCCTAAAGAGGATTTTGAGATTGAGAATATCATCCGGGAATTTGAACGCTCAAGACCTAAGCCGGTCATGTAACTGGCGCTAGCAGGCTATAGACGTCTATGCGCAAACTAAATTAATTTACTTTATAAGCCCATATGAAAACGATCTACAACTTCGATGCTCTGCAGTTTAACGGCAAAAAGAAGTCGCTTGCTGATTTTGAAGGAAAGGTATTGCTCATCGTCAATACCGCAAGCCAGTGTCTCTTTACGAGACAGTTTAAATCTCTAGAAAAGTTGTACCAAAAGTATAAGGAAAGGGGATTTGAGATCTTAGCATTTCCCTCCAATAACTTTCGGAACCAAGAGCCACTGACAGGAAGTACGCTGGAGACTTTTTGCAGAATCAACCAGCAGGTCAGTTTCTCGATATTTAAACGGAGTCACGTGATCGGTGAATATACGACGCCCTTGTATAATTTCTTGTCCAACAAGTCTGAAAACGGACGGATAAACAGCAAGCCTTCCTGGAACTTCCACAAATACCTGATTAATAGACAAGGGGAAGTCGTTGACTTTTTCTATCCCATCACTTCGCCATTGTCAGGTAAAATTTGCCGTAATATTGAACGGCTATTGCAGGAGTGATCGACAAACTTCCTACCTTTGGCCCAGCTTAAGCGCAACAGCAGCTCGTCGTGGAATGTGATCCAAGGCACCGGAGCAAGAAGGAGCATGCGCATTACCTGTCATTTGATAACCTGACAGAGAATATAGCTACCAAATATAAGAGAGGAATAGAAAAATATGGTAAAATTAGATTTACTTGTCATTGCCGTACATCCTGACGATGCCGAATTAGGAGCAGGGGGCGTGATGGCAAAATATGTTGCTGAAGGAAAAAAGGTCGGAGTCGTGGACCTCACACAGGGTGAACTGGGCACAAGGGGTACCGCCGCAACCAGAGCGCAGGAAGCAAAAGATGCTGCCGCCATACTGGGCCTTGCAGCCCGGGAGAATCTCGGTTTAAGAGATGGCTTTTTTGAGAATGCCGAAAAAGAAAAACTAGCAATCATTACAGCGATACGGAAATACCAGCCGGAAATCGTCATCACCAACGCAATTACCGACCGTCATCCGGACCATGGCAGGGCAGGACAGCTGGTCAATGAGGCCTGTTTTCTGGCAGGCCTAAGAAAAGTGGAAACCAGCGATACTGACAATAAGCCTCAGGAGGCATTCCGTCCGAGACTGGTACTGCAGTTTGTACAGGATCATTACATCAGACCGGATATCGTCATCGACATTACGGACTACTATGCGACAAAGGAAAAATCAATATTAGCTTATAAAACGCAATTCTATACCGGGGAAAATGTAAATCCGGACGAACCACAGACCTATATTTCGAATCCCGACTTTATTGCATCTACTGCTGCCCGGGCGAGAGAATTCGGGCGTTATATCCAGGCAAAATATGCGGAAGGTTTCACTTCCCAGAAAATCCTTGGTGTGGAAAACCTATTTGACCTTAGGTAACATCAATCCCTATTTTTGCGTAAAAACAGATGCAGGATTATTTACCCCTGATATGGGCAGATAATCCTGCAATTGCTTCATTATTTATTCAGGGATTTAGGAATTCTAATATCAGTTATATGTATACCAACAAAACAGTCGTCCTGGCAATTATCAGGAACATAGCCAGCAGAAGAAATTAACCCATTGTTTTCGGCTTCAAAATACACTTTTACACCATCCCTCTTTTTTAACCACTCACTCTTTGCCCGCTCATAGACGCGATCCAATGTAACCGCCTCATAACCTTCAGCATGTGTGCTTAATTCACTCGTATTCTCATGCCATTTCGCAAAAATTTTCTCCTGACCATCGTCCAGTACCGCTTTAGCTTCGTAAGACCTATATGCAACTTGGCCGTTAAGTACGGTAATCGCTGTGATACTACTACTCCCTGTCCAAGACGAGCTGGTAACAATGTATTCATACGAATTATTGTTATCCTTTTTATACTTCTGAAAAGCTTCATAGCTCTCGTCGAATGCAGAAGAATACTCAAAGTCTTTACAAGAAATAAAAAGACTGAAGAATGCCGTTAATAAGGCAATAAAATAGCTAGCTCTCATAATTAAGTTATTTCAATCCTAACCATAACGAGTTAGCTAACGCGCCCGCTACAGCTTAGGAAATAAATCCCTTTACGTATTGCTTGGTGATCTCGTGCTGCGGATTTAATAAAACTTGTTCTGTAGGGCCAAATTCGAGGATTTCACCCCCATATACGAATAAAATATAATCAGAAACCCGTCTGGCTTGCCTTAAAATGTGGGTGACCAGGACGATAGTATAATCCTTTTTGAGTTCAATGAGCAGTTCTTCAATTTTCGCCGTGGACAAGGGATCCAATGCTGATGTCGATTCGTCCCCAAGAATGATTTCAGGCTCGACAGCGAGTCCCCTGGCCAGACAGAGCCTTTGCTGCTGTCCAATGGACAGCCCACTGGCAGAATGACCTAGACGGTCTTTAACCTCGTCCCATAGGGCCACGTTGCGCAGCTGCGTCTCAACAATCTTATCCAGTTCTTTTTTACTTTTTGTTCCATGTATCCGGGGACCATACGCCACATTGTCGTAAATGGACATGGGCAGGGGATAAGGCTTTTGGGACAGGAGCCCCATTTTCTTCCGGATATGCGTTACTTCGGCACTTCTACCATAGATATCTTCGCCATTCACTAGTACTGAACCTGTAATTTCAACACCTTTGGTATCATCGACAAGCCTATTGAGCGTTTTCAAAAGCGTCGTTTTGCCGCAGCCCGAAGGCCCGATGATAGATGTTACGCTATTATTGGGCAGTGCAAGGTTGATATTCTTCAGGATATGCCGGCCGTCAATATGGACATTGAGATCCTTGATTTCAATGTGCGGTTCGGACAACGGATGCTGTATCAACGATTCTTTTGTTTCGATTGAAGGATATGAGTGCATACGACAATAATTAAAATAATGATTGTTAAAACCAGAGCCGAGGCATAGGCACGGCCCTGTACTTCAGGAATGGGGCTGCTTAACTGGAAGAATATCGCCAGCGGTAGTGTTGCTGCAGGCTCATCGATATATTTGGGCAGGTTGTCACTGAAACCTGTGGTCAGCAACACACCGGCCACATCACCGATAGCACGCCCAAAAGCCAGTAATACGGCAGTCAATAGACCGGCACGGATGCTGCGGAGCATAACCTTGGCCAGTTCCCAGCGCGTAGTACCAAGGGAAAGGGTGACATTTTTTAAATCTTGTGGAATGGTTTTGATCAACTCATCGACAGTCCGGACGACAATCGGAACAGTCAATAACGTAACCGTAATAATACCTCCCAAAAGCGATGCGCGGATACCAAAATAGACCATGATACCAAAACCCACCGCACCGTAAACAATGGAAGGTACACCATATAAAACGTCAAACAACAGTTTGGAAAACTGTGTTATTCTCGATTTACCGCCAAGGTATACATTAAGGTATAGGGATATGGGAATGCCAATCAGTGCAGAGAGTCCGGTAGCGACGCCCGCCAGATAAAGGGAACCTAAAATGGCATTTAGAATCCCGCCTTCTTTCCCGATATAAAATCCGCCCTTAGGCAGCTGGCTGACCATATCCCAGTTGAGGTATGGCAGGCCTTTGTACAATATTGTACCTACGATAAAAAACAACGAAGCCGTTACGGTAATGCCCGATAGATGCATAAATCCCTTTGCAATCTTCTCGTTCAACAATCTTCTTTTGGTATTATCCATGTTGACCTCCCTCCAAACGCCGCAGGATCAGACGCGATATTAAATTGAAAATAAATATGATAACAAATAGCAGAAGCGCTGAAAACATCAACGCCGATTCGTACAGGGGAATAGACATCATTTCGCCAAAGTTGTTGGCAATCAGTGCCGGAATCGGGTACCCCGCATCAAATACCGAGGTGGGCACTTTGGGCACATTGCCACAAACCATGAGCACTGCAATAGTTTCGCCAAAGGCCCGCGACGTAGAAAGGACGACAGCGGCAACGATGCCCGGCCGAGCCTTTTTGAGTATAACGTGCCGGATTGTATCCCATTTGGTGGCTCCCAAGGAAAGGGAAGCGGCCTTTAAATCATAGGGGATGGTCTGCAATACCTCTACCATGATGGATATCATAATCGGAAATATCATGACGGCAAGCACGATGCCACCCGCGAGCACAGAATAACCAGACGTAACGACGCCAAAAAGAGGTGCGATATAAAGCTGTATCAATGGTACGATAAACAGCACTCCCCAGACACCGTAAAGTACCGGTGGAATAGCTGCCAACACGTTGACAAGCGGGAGCATCATATTCTTTAGGGCGTCCGATGCGTATTCGGTCAAGTACACAGCTGTCAATATACATAACGGAATAGCAATAACAAGAGAGATTAAGGTCACAGCAAGCGTACCGGCAATAAAAGGCAAAAAGCCGAATGATCCCTTCATCGGCGACCAGACTTTTTCTGTCAGCAGCTGGAAAATGTTGCTGTACTCGAATAAAGGGATCGACTTGACGGTCAGCCCAACGGCGATGACAAGCACGACCGACAAAGAAACCAACAGCAGCACTAATGTGGATCGTTTGACTAGAGAATCTTTAACCAGACGTATATTTAACATGCTATAATTTATTTAATTCTTCTTTTATCAAGGTTTGGCTCAAAGGCACATACCCATTCTCCAGGAGCTTGGACTGAGCCTGGGGCTGCAGCACATAGGTTATAAACTCTTTGAGCAGCAATGATTCTGTCTTATTGTGGGTGACAAAAGTCAGGTCCCTTGCCGGGGGAGCAGGATACTTTCCCGTTGCCACGGCTTCTGTCAGTGCGGACAAAGTGCCATAAAATTGCTCATCAGGGTCAACCTGCCCATTTTTATTCAGGTCAAGTGGCAATACATCAATTCGGTCAAATACTTTGTCTGATTTTAAATTGTACACGTAATTGATATTGTTGAATCCAATGCCGTATTTGTCGTCTTTGATGGCTTGCGCAATACCGGGATCGCCAAAGATCCCTACGCCCTGCAGGTCTTCCTGTTTATGGTCGAAAAATTTGGCCCAAGTCTCTGCCGCACCAGCAGCATCCGAACGGACATACACATTGATCGGGTCGGCTGTAAACCGGGGATCGATCTGTTTCCATGTTTTATAACGGCGATCGATAAAAATGCCAGCCAGTTCGTCCTTGGTCAAGCCTCTTTTGAGCAGTGCATCGTAATTCGGATTGTCCGGATTTAGTGTACATATAACAGCGTCCTTAGCAACGATAATGGGGACAGCGCCCTTCTTAATCTCCTGCGGATGGAGGTCCCGCGATACCAGCCCAATATCGACCATACCGGTAAGCACATCGGCTATGCCTTTGCCCGCACCACCCGCAGAGATATTAAAACGAACATTTGGATGATCCTTCTTAAAGTCTTCACTCCAGATCACGACCAAAGGATACAAGGCAAAAGCACCTGAAAGAGAAATATTACCTTCAAATCCCCGCTCTTTACTATAGCCATTCTTGACTTTAGGTGCACAGGAGCTCATCTTTGAAATGATTGCGGCACTAAAAATCAACGCTATAAGACACCTTTTTATCGTTACACCCATTAGTCTACAGGTTAAGTCTATTAAAATTTATACGGCAAATATATATTAATTTGGTAGATATTATAGAATATTAAAAAAATATTTTTACATTTGACCTCGAGAAAAGAATACTAAATCAATAGATTTTATTTGTTTTATGCAAAGCTTCCGTACAGAATTAGAAAATCCGGTCGTGGAAAGGGAAATTATTGAACTTGAAAAAAAGATTCGGTTATTCCACGAAGGAAAGATCGCAGATGAGAAATTTAGATCATTGCGCTTGGCGAGGGGAGTATATGGACAAAGGCAGCCCGGAGTTCAGATGGTGCGTATCAAACTTCCGTTTGGCAAGGTTACCTTTAAACAACTGCTCAAAATAGCGGCAATATCGGATGAATATGCCAGTCATAATCTCCATCTGACGACACGTCAGGATATTCAGATCCATTATGTCAGCCTGGATCGCACTCCTGAACTTTGGTCAAAATTGGCCGAAGATGACATAACATTGAGGGAAGCCTGTGGTAATACAGTCCGCAATGTGACGGCTTCGCCGACAGCCGGCATTGATCCCAACGAACCTTTTGATGTATCTCCTTATGCACAGGCTACCTTCGAATATTGCCTGCGCAATCCGGTCTGTGCGGATATGGGCCGTAAATTCAAAATGTCTTTTTCGGCGAGCGATGAAGACACCGCCTTTTCATATATTCATGACCTCGGTTTTATACCCAAAGTAAAAATTGTCAATGGGATAGAGACGCGTGGATTTAAAGTGATGTTGGGTGGTGGACTCGGCTCCCAGCCGTTTTTGGCCGCAGCAACAAATGAATTCCTTCCGGAGGATGATCTGATTCCTTATATAGAAGCCACATTACGGGTATTTGACCGTTACGGTGAGCGCAGCAACCGCAATAAGGCCCGTTTCAAGTACCTAATCCAAAAACTCGGCCTGGATGAAGTCTTGCGTTTGATTGAGGCCGAAAAGATCGCGACGAAAGTTAAGACTTTTCCGATTGACCGCACACGCATCGAGCAGCCGCTACCACCGGACGACAACAAGCTTGAAGCTTTAGACCTTGAAACTGACCTGGCCTACCAGGTATGGAAGAGTACCAATACATTTGCACAGAAGCAGCAAGGTTACTACGGTGTTTATGTCCGGGTCTCAACAGGTGATATCGGCACAGACAAAGCGAGAGCCTTGGTCGCTGGACTACAGGGGCTTGTTGCGGATGATATCCGAATTACACAAAACCAAAGTCTGCTGCTGAAATATGCCACGGAAAAATCACTACCACATATCTATGAAGTACTTCGTTCATTAGATCTTGCTCAGGTAGGGTATAACAGTACAGCAGATGTAACTACCTGTCCAGGGACAGACACCTGTAATCTGGGGATCTCCAATAGTACGGAAATGGCACGGGTGATCGAGTCGTATATTGCTGAATTTTATCAGGACTTTGTATTTAACCGGGATTTGAAAATTAAGATCTCGGGCTGTATGAATTCATGTGGACAGCATGGGCTCGCTCATATCGGTTTCCATGGCAGTTCGGTCAAAGCGGAAGGCAAAAT from the Sphingobacterium thalpophilum genome contains:
- a CDS encoding PstS family phosphate ABC transporter substrate-binding protein, producing the protein MSSCAPKVKNGYSKERGFEGNISLSGAFALYPLVVIWSEDFKKDHPNVRFNISAGGAGKGIADVLTGMVDIGLVSRDLHPQEIKKGAVPIIVAKDAVICTLNPDNPNYDALLKRGLTKDELAGIFIDRRYKTWKQIDPRFTADPINVYVRSDAAGAAETWAKFFDHKQEDLQGVGIFGDPGIAQAIKDDKYGIGFNNINYVYNLKSDKVFDRIDVLPLDLNKNGQVDPDEQFYGTLSALTEAVATGKYPAPPARDLTFVTHNKTESLLLKEFITYVLQPQAQSKLLENGYVPLSQTLIKEELNKL
- a CDS encoding HEPN domain-containing protein, with amino-acid sequence MQSFRTELENPVVEREIIELEKKIRLFHEGKIADEKFRSLRLARGVYGQRQPGVQMVRIKLPFGKVTFKQLLKIAAISDEYASHNLHLTTRQDIQIHYVSLDRTPELWSKLAEDDITLREACGNTVRNVTASPTAGIDPNEPFDVSPYAQATFEYCLRNPVCADMGRKFKMSFSASDEDTAFSYIHDLGFIPKVKIVNGIETRGFKVMLGGGLGSQPFLAAATNEFLPEDDLIPYIEATLRVFDRYGERSNRNKARFKYLIQKLGLDEVLRLIEAEKIATKVKTFPIDRTRIEQPLPPDDNKLEALDLETDLAYQVWKSTNTFAQKQQGYYGVYVRVSTGDIGTDKARALVAGLQGLVADDIRITQNQSLLLKYATEKSLPHIYEVLRSLDLAQVGYNSTADVTTCPGTDTCNLGISNSTEMARVIESYIAEFYQDFVFNRDLKIKISGCMNSCGQHGLAHIGFHGSSVKAEGKIVPAAQVMLGGGTIGNGEGRVAERVIKVPTKRVLHVVDLILSDYKKNAEATENFHAYYDRQGKNYFYTLLKPLSDLTNLSEDEFVDWGHEGTFQTAIGVGECAGVVIDLVATLIYEAEEKLQWANETYRESKFADAIYHAYNAFVQAAKALLLDKGISASTQNTVINEFQTHFVESGEYSFDRPFTELVLQISKNEPSADFATSYLQEATKFINEVYQRKNLTPALA
- the pstC gene encoding phosphate ABC transporter permease subunit PstC encodes the protein MLNIRLVKDSLVKRSTLVLLLVSLSVVLVIAVGLTVKSIPLFEYSNIFQLLTEKVWSPMKGSFGFLPFIAGTLAVTLISLVIAIPLCILTAVYLTEYASDALKNMMLPLVNVLAAIPPVLYGVWGVLFIVPLIQLYIAPLFGVVTSGYSVLAGGIVLAVMIFPIMISIMVEVLQTIPYDLKAASLSLGATKWDTIRHVILKKARPGIVAAVVLSTSRAFGETIAVLMVCGNVPKVPTSVFDAGYPIPALIANNFGEMMSIPLYESALMFSALLLFVIIFIFNLISRLILRRLEGGQHG
- a CDS encoding PstA family ABC transporter permease — encoded protein: MDNTKRRLLNEKIAKGFMHLSGITVTASLFFIVGTILYKGLPYLNWDMVSQLPKGGFYIGKEGGILNAILGSLYLAGVATGLSALIGIPISLYLNVYLGGKSRITQFSKLLFDVLYGVPSIVYGAVGFGIMVYFGIRASLLGGIITVTLLTVPIVVRTVDELIKTIPQDLKNVTLSLGTTRWELAKVMLRSIRAGLLTAVLLAFGRAIGDVAGVLLTTGFSDNLPKYIDEPAATLPLAIFFQLSSPIPEVQGRAYASALVLTIIILIIVVCTHILQSKQKNR